The Chitinophaga pinensis DSM 2588 region ATCGAGTGGCTGGAAAATTACCTGGACCAGGAAAATGTGACTTTACTGCTCGTAACGCACGATCGTTACTTCCTGGACAGTGTTTGTAATGAAATCATGGAACTGGATCAGCAACAGCTGTTCATTTATAAAGGGGATTACGAAAACTACCTGGAGAAGAAAGCCGCCCGTGAGGAAAGTGATCGCGCCAGCGTAGAAAAGGCCCGCAATACCTTCCGGAAAGAGCTGGAATGGATGCGTAAGCAACCAAAGGCCCGTACGACGAAATCCAAGTCCAGAATCGACGCATTTGAAGAGGTAAAGGAAAAGGCCAGCGTACGCCTGGAGAAACAGCAGCTGGAACTCAACGTGAAAATGAGCCGTCTGGGGGGAAAGATCATTGAACTGAAGAAAGTTTATAAAGCCTTCGGAGATCTGAAGATCCTGAACGGATTTGACTATACCTTCAAGAAAGGGGAGAGAATAGGCGTTGTGGGTAAAAACGGGGTAGGTAAATCTACCTTCCTGAATATGCTGCAGGGCATTGAAGCGCCGGATTCCGGTAAGATCAATACCGGAGAAACGGTGATCTTTGGTAACTACGATCAGCGTGGTCTTATTATTAAGGAAGACGTACGTGTGATCGAGTTTGTGAAAAATATCGCTGAAAACTTCCCGCTGGCAGATGGTACCAAGGTAAGTGCCGCCCAGTTCCTGCAATTATTCCTGTTTACGCCTGAGAAACAGTATACTTATATCTCCAAACTGAGTGGTGGTGAGAAAAGAAGACTGCATCTGCTCAGTATCCTCTTCCGTAACCCGAACTTCCTGATACTCGATGAGCCGACCAACGACCTTGATCTGCCAACGCTCAGCATTCTGGAAGAGTTCCTGTTGTCTTACCAGGGTTGTATTATCATTGTAACGCACGACAGATATTTCATGGATAAGCTGGTAGACCACCTTTTTGTGTTCGAGGGAGCCGGCGAAGTGCGTGACTTCCCTGGTAACTATAGCCAGTACAGAGATTGGGAGAAGGACCAGAATGAAAAAGGGAAGGAAGAAAGCCGTAATGAGCCTAAGGTGGTTGCCCAACCGGTGGTGGAAACACCACAACCTGCTGCGCCTGCTAAGAAAATGTCTTTCAAGGAAAAACGTGAACTGGAACTGCTGGAAAAGGAAATTGCATCCCTGGAAGCCGAAAAGAAGAGTATTGACGAGCAAATGGGAGCAGGCACACTGGCTTACGAACAGCTGGAGCCACTTTCACGCCGTGTAGGAGAGATCATTCAGTTATTGGATGATAAAGGGTTACGCTGGATGGAGTTGAGCGAAATGGGTTGATTATGAATAGTTTTTATAAAAAAGGGACGCTATATGGCGTCCCTTTTTATTTCTCGTGTTAGTTTTGTTGCTTATCACGGATTTCAGAAGGTTTCAGATAGACCTTTTTTCCCTTATCGTCCACATAGTATTTCCTGTCTTTCTTATCTATATAAACTGTCTGGCCACCCGGACCTTCTTTGCCTTTATAAGTTTTATCGGTGATCTTCATGGCCCCTTTTACAGCCACAGAAGCGGTCTTATTGCCTATTTTCTTGGCAGTACTGTCTACACCCTGAGCCATACTGGTATGGCCGGCAAGAAGGGCTGCAACTGTCACTGAAACAGCAACAAATCCGATGCGCAATGTTCTCGATATCATAACAATAGATTTTAAAAGTTGTGTAAAGTCACTATGAATATTATTATTCAATTTTGATGCCAGCAACATCTTCCATATTTTTAGACTGCCACCATATGTATAGTATATTTTAATTTTAACGGTAAACGGTAATAGTTGGAGGAGATCTGGTATAAGGACCTTTCAGATCAGGAGCTCTGGAGCAGGCTGATAGATAGTGATGAAGGCGCATTGGCTTTCATTTACGATACATGGTTCACATCACTCTACAAATATGGAATGAAAATACAGGCGGATAGCAGCCTGGTGAAGGATTGTATACACGATCTTTTTACTTCCTTATGGCATAGTCGTCAACAGCTTTCTGTAACTGACAGCATCAAATTCTACCTGTTTGCCAGTCTCAAGCGCAATATTGTTAAACATAGCAAGGCGGAGGGGCTTTTTAACCTGTTCAGGCAGCAACCAGCCGCACAGGAATCACACATGCCTTCTTACGAGGAAAGGCTGATTAACGAGCAAACCAATAACGAGCGCAACCTTAAACTCGCGAAGGTGATTGATCAGTTACCAAAACGGCAGAAGGAGATCCTGTACCTACGTTATTATGAAGGGCTGTCTACCCAGGAAACAGCCGAAATTATGTCACTGAGCGTTAATTCTACATATGTATTATTATCGAAAGCATTGAATTATCTCAAGAGTCACAGTGGTGAATTATTGACTTTATTGGTCATATCCGGGTATCGACCCAAAGGTTTCTAAAGAAATTATAGTTTTTTTAAAAAAAAGTCGAAAAAGACGCTAAGATTTTTTGATTTCGCTGCTTTATGTATTTAAAGCCTATCAGGAATAACGCTGATTATGGATTATAAAGATTACACAGTAAGGGAGTTTCTACATGACGGAATGTTTCGGAAATGGGTCACAGATCCTGACCAGGAAACAAATGCCTTCTGGGAAATCTGGCTGCGTGACAATCCGGATCATCGTGTTACCGTAGAGCAGGCAAGGGATGTATTGCTGATGATCGGGCCGGAAGAGCATCTACCTACAGCGGAAGACCAGGCGGAAGTCTGGAGCCGTGTTGCTTATTCCATCCGTCAGCTACCTGAGAAAAGGCGGATTTTCGTCGCCTGGCGATATGCCGCGGCATTTGCCGGTGTATTGGCGGTGGCTGCAGCTTCCTGGTATTTCATGCATAAGAAAGAACCGTTGCTGGTCGGCTACATCACACCCTACGGTGAAACAAAAAAGATCACATTACCAGATAGCTCTGTTGTAACACTGAATGCAAATTCAAAGCTCAGATTCAGTATGGGCAGTGATGGTAAACGTGAAGTATGGATAGATGGAGAGGGTTTTTTCACCGTTCTCCACGAAAACAACAATGCTCCGTTTGCCGTACATACTTCGGATGTGGATGTACAGGTTATAGGAACAGCATTTAATATCAGTACCAGGCGTATTATGACACGTGTGGTACTCAATAGCGGCGCCGTAAAACTGAAGCTGAACGGCGAAGGACAGGAAGACCTGAGCATGAAGCCTGGTGAAATGGTGACTTTTTCAACCAAAACTAATCAGTTGTCACGCCGGAAGGTGAATCCGGCAGATTATAATGCATGGCTCGACAATATGTTTGTCTTCAATGAAGCAACCATTGCGGAAGTAGCCGAAGTATTAAACGAGAACTTAGGGATTAACATTAAGATAGAAGAGCAGGAACTACAGAAGGAGTTATTTACAGGTAGCATACCAATGTCAGATGTAGAAATATTTTTCAGAACACTGTCACGGTCCTTACATGTGGTTATCGAAAAGAAGGACAATAAAAACTACAGCATCAGGAGAAAAACAACCTAGTGAAGTTTAGTCGATAAAAATTCAACCTACCAACCTTAATCTATTGCTTATGCCTGGAAATTACTTTAGGTGTATAGGGGATCGTATTGCCCTGTTATTACTGTTGCCAGCCATGGGGTATGCTGCTTCAGATAAAGTACACTACCACCCGCAGCAGGAGTTGTATGCTGCAACGGGATTGAATCAGTCCAAGGGAAGACAGACCTTAAAAGATATCCTTGTCTCATTGGAAACAAAGTATAAGGTACGTATTAACTATGTAGGTCAGTCGATTGGCAGTATCCAGACAGAGCCGCCTGCAGTCAAGGGTGCATCTGTGAAATTCATTCAGTACCTCAATCAATTCCTGAAACCACTCGGACTGGAAGCAGAGGAATCTGGCGCTAACATGTTTATCGTCTACAAACAGGAAGGTGCAGCACCTGCACCCAAGCCCGCAGCGCCTGTTGAAAAAAAAGCAAC contains the following coding sequences:
- a CDS encoding ABC-F family ATP-binding cassette domain-containing protein yields the protein MHYVTVEGLTKSYGAGPLFKDISFHIEEGDKIALVALNGAGKSTLLRILCGQESPDAGTVWIHKGVSVVMLEQQSDFDPQKTISANIFSQSNPVLAAIRDYELLTDEEEGEPDLDKLTAAIERMDELNAWHFDSKVKQILGKLNIHHLDQRMGSLSGGQLKRVALAKVLIDIGFEHRHTLLIMDEPTNHLDINMIEWLENYLDQENVTLLLVTHDRYFLDSVCNEIMELDQQQLFIYKGDYENYLEKKAAREESDRASVEKARNTFRKELEWMRKQPKARTTKSKSRIDAFEEVKEKASVRLEKQQLELNVKMSRLGGKIIELKKVYKAFGDLKILNGFDYTFKKGERIGVVGKNGVGKSTFLNMLQGIEAPDSGKINTGETVIFGNYDQRGLIIKEDVRVIEFVKNIAENFPLADGTKVSAAQFLQLFLFTPEKQYTYISKLSGGEKRRLHLLSILFRNPNFLILDEPTNDLDLPTLSILEEFLLSYQGCIIIVTHDRYFMDKLVDHLFVFEGAGEVRDFPGNYSQYRDWEKDQNEKGKEESRNEPKVVAQPVVETPQPAAPAKKMSFKEKRELELLEKEIASLEAEKKSIDEQMGAGTLAYEQLEPLSRRVGEIIQLLDDKGLRWMELSEMG
- a CDS encoding RNA polymerase sigma factor; translated protein: MEEIWYKDLSDQELWSRLIDSDEGALAFIYDTWFTSLYKYGMKIQADSSLVKDCIHDLFTSLWHSRQQLSVTDSIKFYLFASLKRNIVKHSKAEGLFNLFRQQPAAQESHMPSYEERLINEQTNNERNLKLAKVIDQLPKRQKEILYLRYYEGLSTQETAEIMSLSVNSTYVLLSKALNYLKSHSGELLTLLVISGYRPKGF
- a CDS encoding FecR family protein, which produces MDYKDYTVREFLHDGMFRKWVTDPDQETNAFWEIWLRDNPDHRVTVEQARDVLLMIGPEEHLPTAEDQAEVWSRVAYSIRQLPEKRRIFVAWRYAAAFAGVLAVAAASWYFMHKKEPLLVGYITPYGETKKITLPDSSVVTLNANSKLRFSMGSDGKREVWIDGEGFFTVLHENNNAPFAVHTSDVDVQVIGTAFNISTRRIMTRVVLNSGAVKLKLNGEGQEDLSMKPGEMVTFSTKTNQLSRRKVNPADYNAWLDNMFVFNEATIAEVAEVLNENLGINIKIEEQELQKELFTGSIPMSDVEIFFRTLSRSLHVVIEKKDNKNYSIRRKTT